One region of Equus asinus isolate D_3611 breed Donkey unplaced genomic scaffold, EquAss-T2T_v2 contig_2, whole genome shotgun sequence genomic DNA includes:
- the LOC139043317 gene encoding ral guanine nucleotide dissociation stimulator-like, with translation MDEIELLQEAANLYTVQPDEHFGAWFQAVEPLSKEESYSLSCQLEPRYHWVRKIRLFFKGKKNRSGQNTRPPTKGPVVVVDDPPETS, from the exons atggacgagatcgagctgctccaggaggctgcaaatctgtacaccgtgcagcccgacgagcactttggggcctggttccaggccgtggagcccctgagcaaggaggagag ctacagcctgtcctgccagctggagccccgataccactgggtcagaaagattcgactcttcttcaaaggcaagaagaaccgctcaggccaga acaccagacccccaaccaagggcccagtggtggtggtcgatgaccctcctgagaccagctga